The proteins below are encoded in one region of Deltaproteobacteria bacterium:
- the glyS gene encoding glycine--tRNA ligase subunit beta has protein sequence MSKELFLEIGCEEIPAGFLDPALSHLESALKKALSEARLSFGELSTSGTPRRLVLSVKDVALRQEDITIENQGPSKKVAYNESGEPTKALIGFAKGQGISIEDIEVRETPKGEYVYAVKEEKGVDAATLLPDVLTDLIASIPFKKSMRWKDLDVAFARPLHWIVALFDGQVVPCSFGDIESSNKSRGHRFLSPEEFVVTSCGDYLDKCEKAFVIVDPEKRKSIIRKGILNAATDAGGRLIEDEGLVHEVTNLVEYPVVLCGNFELEYLKLPREIVIDAMRGHQRYFSVEDTEGNLRPNFITVSNTKARDMNVVREGNERVLRARLSDAAFYYYEDLKTPLDDMVEKLGSVVFQAKLGTSYEKVERFQSLASFLADELVPKVKNKVERAAWLSKGDLVSGVVCEFPSLQGIMGRDYALKAGEDNEVAEAIFEHYLPRSADDILPATDTGAIISIADKLDTICGCFGVGLIPTGASDPYALRRQTIGIINIIRKREYRLSLAKLISRALEILQDKLLKASDEIKGEILEFFRLRLAGLLTGGGYSHDVVDAVLSRGFDDILDTVEIVKALAHLKELPDFEPLAVAFKRVVNITKDFESIGVDPTLFEGDAEEKLHSACHSIAGDVMDLADKGKYKEALLKASQIRPVVDSFFDAILVMVDDVNVKNNRLSLLKEVSGLFMRFADFSKIVTENK, from the coding sequence ATGAGTAAGGAGCTTTTTCTTGAAATAGGATGTGAAGAGATTCCGGCAGGTTTTCTTGACCCTGCTCTCTCCCATTTGGAATCAGCCCTAAAAAAAGCCCTTTCTGAGGCCCGTCTTTCCTTTGGTGAACTGTCCACTTCAGGCACACCGAGACGTCTTGTTTTATCTGTCAAAGATGTGGCTCTCAGACAGGAAGATATTACCATTGAAAACCAGGGACCCTCAAAAAAAGTTGCCTACAACGAATCAGGTGAGCCTACAAAAGCTTTAATCGGTTTTGCCAAAGGGCAGGGAATTTCTATTGAAGATATTGAGGTGAGGGAAACGCCTAAAGGTGAGTATGTTTACGCCGTTAAAGAGGAAAAAGGCGTTGATGCAGCAACACTTCTTCCTGACGTGTTGACCGACCTTATCGCTTCCATCCCCTTTAAAAAATCGATGCGCTGGAAAGACCTTGACGTTGCCTTTGCAAGACCCCTTCACTGGATTGTGGCGCTTTTCGACGGGCAGGTTGTTCCCTGTTCATTCGGTGATATTGAAAGCTCAAACAAGAGCCGGGGCCACCGTTTTCTTTCCCCTGAAGAGTTTGTTGTCACTTCCTGTGGCGATTATCTGGATAAGTGTGAAAAGGCCTTTGTTATTGTCGATCCTGAAAAAAGAAAGTCTATTATCAGGAAAGGGATTCTTAACGCTGCTACAGATGCCGGTGGTCGTCTCATCGAAGATGAGGGGCTTGTCCATGAAGTGACCAATCTTGTTGAATACCCCGTTGTCCTGTGCGGGAACTTTGAACTTGAATATTTAAAACTTCCCAGAGAAATTGTTATCGATGCCATGAGAGGGCATCAGCGTTATTTTTCTGTTGAAGATACTGAGGGTAATCTCCGTCCCAACTTCATAACTGTGAGTAATACGAAAGCGAGAGATATGAATGTCGTTCGTGAAGGAAACGAGCGAGTTCTCAGGGCCCGCCTTTCTGATGCTGCTTTTTATTATTATGAAGACCTGAAAACACCCCTTGACGATATGGTGGAAAAACTTGGAAGTGTCGTTTTCCAGGCTAAGCTTGGAACGTCTTATGAGAAGGTTGAGCGCTTTCAGTCCCTTGCCTCCTTCCTGGCAGATGAGCTTGTACCGAAGGTAAAGAATAAGGTCGAAAGAGCTGCCTGGCTTTCAAAAGGGGATCTTGTTTCCGGTGTTGTTTGTGAATTTCCTTCGCTACAGGGTATCATGGGACGTGATTATGCCTTAAAAGCCGGTGAAGATAATGAAGTTGCAGAGGCTATTTTCGAACATTATCTTCCCCGCAGCGCCGACGATATTCTGCCCGCTACCGATACGGGCGCCATTATTTCCATTGCTGATAAACTGGATACAATCTGCGGTTGTTTCGGTGTCGGCCTTATTCCTACAGGCGCATCCGACCCTTATGCTTTAAGAAGACAGACCATTGGAATCATCAATATTATCAGGAAAAGAGAGTACAGGCTTTCTCTGGCTAAACTGATTAGCAGGGCGCTGGAAATATTGCAAGATAAGCTCCTGAAAGCCTCTGATGAAATTAAGGGAGAGATTCTCGAATTCTTCAGGTTAAGGCTGGCGGGGCTGCTCACAGGGGGTGGTTATTCACATGATGTTGTCGATGCTGTACTATCAAGAGGCTTTGATGATATTCTCGATACGGTAGAAATTGTCAAGGCCCTTGCCCATTTGAAGGAATTGCCCGACTTTGAACCATTGGCTGTTGCCTTTAAAAGAGTTGTCAATATTACAAAAGATTTTGAATCCATTGGCGTCGATCCGACTCTATTTGAAGGTGATGCTGAAGAAAAACTTCACAGCGCCTGTCATTCCATTGCCGGTGATGTGATGGATCTTGCTGATAAAGGCAAATATAAGGAAGCTTTATTAAAAGCTTCCCAAATCAGGCCGGTTGTTGATTCTTTTTTTGATGCTATACTTGTAATGGTAGATGATGTGAACGTTAAAAATAACAGGTTATCCCTCTTGAAAGAGGTTTCCGGGCTCTTCATGAGGTTTGCAGATTTTTCTAAAATTGTTACTGAAAACAAGTAA
- the ppdK gene encoding pyruvate, phosphate dikinase encodes MAQKYVYFFGDGKAEGTATMKNLLGGKGANLAEMTNIGIPVPAGFTISTEVCTHYYEKGKKYPHGLKAEIEENLKKTEAVMGAVFGDKDNPLLVSVRSGARVSMPGMMDTVLNLGLNDVTVQGLIKQSKNERFGYDSYRRFIQMYSNVVMGMSGEILEEILEEKKQEKGVEKDTDLTADDLKDLVVRFKEKVKEETGKAFPEEPEEQLWGGISAVFDSWDVPRAVTYRKLNNIADHWGTAVNICSMVYGNMGDDCATGVAFTRDPSTGERFFFGEFLVNAQGEDVVAGIRTPQPINEAGSKHSDLPTMEKVMPRPYKELVNVYEKLEKHYRDMQDIEFTVQKGKLWMLQTRNGKRTAAAAVKIAVDMVNEGMISQEEAIMRVEPSQLDQLLHPMLDPDASKNVLTSALPASPGAAYGEVVFSADDAEAAAKLGLKVILVRQETSPEDIHGMHAAQGILTATGGMTSHAAVVARGMGRCCVAGAGEIRIDYKMEQFIVGRTVVKKGDIITLDGSTGEVMLDEVPTIDPELSGDFEILMGWVDKVRRLRVRTNADTPADAKQARDFGAEGIGLCRTEHMFFEADRIMAVREMILSDTVEDRKKFLDRIEPMQKADFKGIFREMKGLPVTIRLLDPPLHEFLPQTKRDLQEIAVDMGVSVDDLKHKTESLKEMNPMLGHRGCRLGVTFPEIYEMQVKAIIEAACELVKEEGFSIVPEIMIPLVGHVKELAYIRKKVVQIANEVINDNGCKLDYLIGTMIELPRAALTADEIAKEAQFFSFGTNDLTQTTLGLSRDDSGHFLPYYVEKGIYSNDPFVALDQTGVGQLVQMGIEKGKSVRADIKLGICGEHGGEPSSVEFCHNSGLDYVSCSPYRVPIARLAAAQAVLKEKD; translated from the coding sequence ATGGCACAAAAGTATGTCTACTTCTTCGGGGACGGTAAGGCGGAAGGCACGGCTACAATGAAAAATCTATTGGGGGGTAAGGGGGCGAATCTTGCTGAAATGACCAATATCGGTATTCCTGTTCCGGCCGGATTTACGATCAGTACGGAAGTTTGTACCCATTACTATGAAAAGGGAAAAAAATATCCCCATGGGTTAAAAGCAGAAATTGAAGAAAATCTGAAAAAGACGGAAGCTGTTATGGGGGCCGTTTTCGGTGATAAAGATAATCCTCTTCTCGTTTCCGTCAGATCAGGAGCAAGGGTATCCATGCCGGGTATGATGGATACGGTTCTTAATCTGGGTCTTAATGACGTTACGGTCCAGGGGCTTATAAAGCAGTCCAAAAATGAACGCTTCGGTTACGATTCCTATCGTCGTTTCATCCAGATGTACAGCAATGTTGTCATGGGGATGAGTGGCGAAATTCTCGAAGAAATCCTGGAAGAGAAAAAACAGGAAAAAGGTGTAGAGAAAGATACAGATCTCACAGCCGATGATCTTAAGGACCTGGTTGTACGTTTTAAGGAAAAGGTTAAGGAAGAGACGGGCAAGGCCTTTCCTGAAGAACCCGAGGAGCAACTCTGGGGAGGAATCAGCGCTGTTTTTGATTCATGGGATGTTCCAAGGGCCGTTACCTACAGAAAACTTAATAATATTGCCGATCACTGGGGTACGGCTGTCAATATCTGTTCTATGGTCTATGGCAACATGGGTGACGATTGTGCGACAGGTGTTGCCTTTACGAGAGACCCATCAACGGGCGAAAGATTCTTTTTCGGAGAATTCCTCGTTAATGCACAGGGAGAGGACGTTGTGGCCGGAATTAGAACGCCTCAGCCCATTAATGAAGCGGGCAGCAAGCATAGCGATCTTCCCACCATGGAAAAAGTCATGCCCCGGCCCTACAAAGAACTTGTTAATGTTTATGAGAAACTGGAGAAACATTACAGGGATATGCAGGACATCGAGTTTACCGTTCAAAAAGGCAAACTCTGGATGTTGCAGACGAGAAACGGCAAGAGAACGGCAGCGGCAGCGGTAAAGATTGCCGTCGATATGGTGAATGAAGGAATGATCAGCCAGGAAGAAGCAATTATGAGAGTAGAACCGTCACAGCTGGACCAGCTGCTTCACCCCATGCTTGATCCTGATGCCAGTAAGAATGTTCTTACCAGCGCTCTTCCTGCTTCTCCGGGCGCCGCCTATGGAGAGGTTGTCTTCTCAGCCGATGACGCTGAGGCTGCCGCCAAGCTGGGCCTTAAGGTTATTCTCGTCAGGCAGGAGACGTCACCTGAAGATATCCATGGCATGCATGCGGCCCAGGGAATACTGACAGCAACCGGTGGTATGACCTCTCATGCTGCTGTTGTTGCAAGAGGGATGGGGCGCTGCTGTGTTGCAGGAGCCGGAGAAATCAGGATTGACTATAAGATGGAGCAGTTTATTGTAGGGCGTACGGTTGTCAAAAAAGGTGACATCATTACGCTTGATGGTAGTACAGGAGAGGTAATGCTTGATGAAGTACCGACCATAGATCCCGAACTTTCCGGAGATTTTGAAATACTTATGGGCTGGGTCGATAAGGTCAGGCGTCTCAGGGTGAGAACGAACGCCGACACACCGGCTGATGCCAAACAGGCAAGGGACTTTGGCGCAGAGGGTATCGGGCTTTGCCGCACGGAACATATGTTCTTCGAAGCCGACAGGATTATGGCTGTAAGGGAGATGATCCTCTCCGATACGGTTGAAGACAGAAAGAAATTCCTCGATAGAATCGAGCCTATGCAAAAAGCGGATTTTAAAGGCATTTTCAGGGAAATGAAGGGCCTTCCCGTAACAATCAGGCTGCTTGATCCGCCTCTTCATGAGTTCCTGCCGCAGACAAAACGGGACCTCCAGGAGATTGCCGTTGATATGGGCGTTTCCGTCGATGACCTTAAGCATAAGACGGAAAGCCTTAAAGAGATGAACCCCATGCTCGGTCACAGGGGATGCAGGCTTGGTGTTACCTTCCCTGAAATATATGAAATGCAGGTAAAAGCTATTATTGAGGCTGCCTGTGAACTGGTAAAGGAAGAGGGTTTCAGCATTGTTCCTGAAATAATGATACCTCTGGTAGGTCATGTAAAGGAACTTGCCTATATCAGGAAGAAAGTCGTTCAGATAGCTAATGAAGTGATCAATGATAATGGCTGTAAACTGGACTATCTTATCGGTACTATGATAGAGCTTCCCCGTGCGGCGCTTACTGCCGATGAGATAGCAAAAGAAGCGCAATTTTTCTCCTTTGGAACAAATGACCTTACCCAGACGACACTGGGGCTAAGCCGTGATGACTCAGGTCACTTCCTTCCCTATTACGTTGAAAAGGGGATTTATTCAAATGATCCTTTCGTCGCCCTTGATCAGACAGGTGTCGGTCAGCTCGTACAGATGGGTATAGAAAAGGGTAAAAGTGTAAGAGCCGATATCAAGCTCGGAATTTGCGGTGAACATGGCGGTGAGCCATCATCTGTCGAGTTTTGCCACAATTCAGGCCTTGATTATGTGAGTTGCTCTCCCTACAGGGTGCCCATTGCCCGACTGGCGGCGGCACAGGCGGTGTTGAAGGAAAAAGACTAA